DNA sequence from the Streptomyces cinnabarinus genome:
CCACGACACGTCATTCGTGTTGTCCGGATTTCACGGAGAGACAGGACGTATGGGCGTACGAGTGCTGCTCATCGAGGACGACGAGACGATCGCCGAACCACTCACCGAAGGGCTCGGACACTTCGGGCTGACGGTCGACCATGTCGCCACCGGCTCCGAGGGACTGAGAGGTCCGTACGGCGATGTCGTCCTGCTCGACCTGGGGCTGCCGGACATGGACGGCATCGACGTCTGCCGGGGCATCCGGCAGGTCTCCGACGTCCCCATCGTCATCCTCAGCGCGCGCGGCGAGGAGGCCGACCGGGTGCTGGGCCTGGAGCTGGGAGCCGACGACTATCTCGCGAAACCGTTCAGCGTACGGGAGCTGGTGGCCCGGGTCCGGGCGGTGACCCGGCGCACCCAGCGCCCCCGGGGGCCGGTGGAGGCCACGCTCACCGTGGAGGAGACGGCGCCCGGGCCACCGTACGAACCGGGCCCGCTGGTCGTGGACCGCCGTACCCGGCAGGTCTGGGTCGGTGAGGTGCCGCTGGCCCTGACCCCCAAGGAGTTCGAGCTGCTCGCGCTGCTCACCGAGGACCCGGGCGCGGTGTACTCCCGGCAGCAGATCCTGGACCGGGTGTGGGACCCGCACTACGAGGGGCCGACGAAGACTTTGGACGTCCATGTCGCCGCGCTGCGACGGAAGTTGGGGCACTCGGCGTGGATCCAGACCCTGCGCGGAGTGGGGTTCCGGCTGGCGGTGCAGACGGATCCGGGACCGCCGCAGCAGGTGGACTTCCCGTGACCCGTCGCCTCCTGTCCAGCTATCTCTGTCTGACCGCCCTGGTGCTGCTCTGCCTGGAGATCCCGCTCGGCTTCCGCTACGCGGCCGACGAACGGGACCGGGCGGCCGACGCGGCCCGGGACGAGGCCGAGTCGGCGGCGTCCTACACCGCGCTGTCCCTGGCCACCGGCCGGGCCGGACTCGACCTGACGGAACGCGCGGCCCACTGCGCCGAACGCGTCGGCGGGAAGGTGGTGATCGTCGACAGCTCGGGCGGGGTGCTCGCCGCCTCGCACCCGGTGTCCCGCCGGGCGGCCCGCGCCCTGCCCGCGCGCCCCGGGATCGCGGCGGCGCTGAAGGGCTCGGCCACGAGCGATGTGCGCATGGCCGTGGTCGGCGGGGCGGAACACCTGTCCGTCACCGCGCCAGTCGCCGAAGGAGCCGGGGGCGCCGTCTGGCTCATGGTGCCCACCCAGGCGGCGCGGGAGCGGATCGACCGCGCCTGGCTGCTGCTCGGCGCCGGCGGGCTCGGGGTGCTCACCGCGGTCTCCGTCGTCTGCCTCGCCCTCGCCCGCTGGGCCGGCCGCCCCATCCGGGAACTGGAGCGCGCCACCCACGCGTTGGCGGAGGGCGAGGTGACGGCCCCGGTGCCGGTGACCAAGGGTCCGCCGGAAGTCCGCAGGCTGGCGGCCGCGTTCAACCGTACGGCCGCCCGCCTCGCCCATCTGCTCGCCTCCCAGCACGCGTTCGCGGGCGAGGCCTCGCACCAGCTGAAGACGCCGCTCGCGGCGCTGCGGCTGCGCCTGGAGAACCTGGAGCCCGATGTGTGCGGGCCCGGCCAGGGCAGCCTCGCCGCCGCCGTGACCGAGACCGACCGGCTCGCCAGAATGGTCGAGGGCCTGCTGGCGATGGCCCGCCTGGAGGAGGACGCGGCCACCCCGGGCCCGGTGGACGTCGGCGCGGTCTGTGTCGAACGGCACGGGACCTGGCTGCCGTTGTTCGAGCGCGAAGGTGTCGCCCTGGTCCTGTTCGCGGGCAGCGTGGGCCCGGTGCTCGCGGTGCCGGGGGCGGTCGAGCAGATCCTGGACAACCTGCTCTCCAACGCCCTGCGGGCCTCCCCAGCCGACAGCACGGTGACCATCGAGCTGCGGCTGTACGTGCCCGCCAAGCGTGCGCTGCGCGACGCCAGACCGTGCTGGGTGGACCTGCATGTCACCGACGAGGGCCCCGGCATGACCCCGGAGCAGCGGCAGCGTGCCTTCGACCGCTTCTGGCGCGCGCCGGGTGCGCCCAAGGGCGGCACGGGGCTCGGTCTCTCCCTGGTCCAGCGGCTTTCGGTCGCGAGCGGTGGGGCGGCGAGCCTGCACGCGGCGGCGACCGGCGGGCTGGACGCGGTGGTGCGGCTGCCGTCCGCGGAGGTCTCGGCCGGCGTCAACGCGATCGGCAGGCAGGGCACCCGCCGCCGCGAGGCTCCGGCGCTCCCCGCCTAGGCGATGCGCCCAGGCATACGGCCCCGTCACAACCTGTCCATAACGCGTCAACCCAGTGCTACCGGGCGCGGTAACCCCGGAGCCCTAGCCTCCGTGTCCGCACGACCCCGTCGCCGACCGGTGGCGGGGCGGTCTCCACCCCTGGAGCGAGAGTGGAACGTCGTACTGTCCTGCGTGCGGCCGTCCTCGGCGGATCCTCCGCCGTCTTCGGCGGAACCCTGTGGCGCGGCGCCGCGTACGCCGCGCCCGCACAGCCCGGCACCGGCCCGTACGGGGCGCTCGGTTCGCCCGACGCCAACGGCATCAGACTGCCCAGCGGCTTCACCAGCCGGATCATCGCCCGGTCCGGGCAGACGGTCTCCGGAACGTCCTACACCTGGCACAACGCCCCTGACGGCGGCGCCTGTTACACCAACGGCAGTGGCTGGATCTATGTCTCCAACTCGGAGATCAACCCCTCCGGCGGCGCGAGCGCGGTGAAGTTCTCGTCCACGGGCACGGTCACGGGGGCGTACCGCATCCTGTCGAACACCCGCCAGAACTGCGCGGGCGGCAAGACGCCGTGGAACACCTGGCTGTCCTGCGAGGAGGTGTCCCTGGGGTACGTCTACGAGACGGACCCGTTCGGGGTGAACGCGGCGGTGCGGCGGGACGCGATGGGCCGCTTCAAGCACGAGGCGGCGGCCGCGGACCCGGTGCGCCAGGTGATCTACCTGACCGAGGACGAGTCCAACGGCCGCTTCTACCGCTTCGTGCCGGCCACGTGGGGCAACCTCTCCTCCGGCACCCTCCAGGTGCTGGTCGCGGGCTCGGCCACCTCCGGCTCCTTCACCTGGGCCAACGTCCCCGACCCGGACGGCTCCCCGACCTCCACCCGCACCCAGGTCTCCGGCTCGAAGTCCTTCAACGGCGGCGAGGGCTGCCACTACGCCGACGACACGGTGTGGTTCACCACGAAGGGCGACAACCGGGTCTGGCAGCTCAACCTGACCAACAACACCTACGAGCTGGCGTACGACGACTCCCTGGTGGTCGGCGGTTCGGCGCCCCTCACCGGCGTGGACAACATCACCGGCGCCTCCTCCGGTGACCTCTTCGTCGCCGAGGACGGCGGCAACATGGAGATCTGCGTCATCACCCCGGACGACGTGATCGCCCCGTTCCTGCGCATCGACGGCCAGTCCGGCTCGGAGATCACCGGCCCGGCCTTCTCCCCCGACGGCACCCGCCTGTACTTCTCCAGCCAGCGGGGCACCAGCGGCAGCTCGTCGGGCGGCATCACGTACGAGGTGCGGGGGCCGTTCAGGGCCTGACTCCCCCCTTCCGGTAGCGGAGAGCTACCGTCCGGTCACGTCACGCTTGCATCACAGGTCCGCTCAACCGCCGCGCCCCCACGGGCCCCTCAATACCGTCAACACCTCACATCCTTTGGGGGGTTGCCACATGAGGCATGTCCGTACATCCACCGCTCTGGCCGCGGCGGCGCTCGCGCTGGCCCTGGCGCCCGGCGTCGCCCAGGCCCACGAGGGCGATCATCCGTTCGCGAACTGCTCCGAGGCGTACGCCAACGGGTACGCGAACATCGCCGAGGGGGACGAGCACTACGGCGGTCATCTGGACCGGGACCAGGACGGCATCGGCTGCGACCAGCCGCCGGCGGACTTCGAGCCGGTCGCGGACGGCGCGGGCGCGGAGAACTCGGCCGATGACAGCACCGACGACAGCACCGACCTCGCCGCCACCGGCGGCAACGGCGCCACCCCCTATCTGGCGGGCGGTGGCGCCGCGGTGCTGCTCGCCGGAGGGGGCGTCCTGCTCGCCGTACGACGGCGCCGTGCCGCCGTGCGGTAGGACAACGCCGAGGGGCGGCCCCCCGCACGGGTGCCGCCCCTCTTCTGGCGATCCGGAGCCGCCGTGGATCGGTACTGAGGGTCGGGGACCCACAGCGGCTCCGGAGTCGGTGAGGTCAGCGGTGGTCGCTGCCCTCGGACTCGGAGGCCGCGCGGCCGGCTTCGAGCCGCGCGACCGGGATGCGGAACGGGGAGCAGGAGACGTAGTCCAGGCCGACCTCGTGGAAGAAGTGGACGGACTCCGGGTCGCCGCCGTGTTCGCCGCAGACGCCGAGCTTGAGGTCGGGGCGGGTCTCACGGCCCGCCTTCGCGGCGGCCCTGACCAGTGAGCCCACGCCGTCCTTGTCGATCGTCTCGAACGGGCTGACGCCGAAGATGCCCTTCTCCAGGTAGGCCGTGAAGAACGAGGCCTCCACGTCGTCCCGGCTGAAGCCCCACACCGTCTGGGTGAGGTCGTTCGTACCGAAGGAGAAGAACTCCGCCGCCTCCGCGATCTGCCCCGCGGTCAGCGCGGCACGCGGCAGCTCGATCATCGTGCCGATCGACAGCTTGAGCTTGACGCCGGTCGCGGCCTCGACCTCCGCGATGACCTGGTCGGCCTCCTCGCGGACGATCTCCAGCTCCTGGACCGTGCCGACGAGCGGGATCATGATCTCGGCACGCGGGTCGCCCTTGGCGTTCTTGCGCTCGGCGGCCGCCTCCGCGATCGCGCGGACCTGCATCGTGAACAGGCCGGGGATGACCAGGCCCAGGCGTACGCCGCGCAGACCCAGCATCGGGTTCTGCTCGTGCAGCCGGTGCACCGCCTGGAGCAGTCGCAGCTCGTTCTCGTGCGGCTCCTGACGGGACTCCGCGAGGGCCACGCGCACCGACAGCTCGGTGATGTCGGGCAGGAACTCGTGCAGCGGCGGGTCGAGCAGACGGATCGTCACCGGCAGGCCGTCCATCGCGGAGAACAGCTCCACGAAGTCCTGCTTCTGCATCGGCAGCAGCGCCTTCAGGGACTCCTGGCGCTCGGCCTCGGTGTCGGCCAGGATCAGCCGCTCGACCAGCTCCCGCCGGTCACCGAGGAACATGTGCTCGGTGCGGCACAGCCCGATGCCCTGGGCGCCGAAGCGACGGGCGCGCATCGCGTCCTCGGCGTTGTCCGCGTTGGCGCGTACTCGCAGCCGGCGCTTGCGGTCGGCGAACGCCATGATGCGGTGCACGGCCTCGACCAGCTCGTCGGCGTCCTGCGCACCGGCGTGCATCCGGCCCTCGAAGTACTCCACGACGGGAGACGGGACCACCGGGACCTCGCCCAGGTAGACCTTGCCGGAGGAGCCGTCGATGGAGATGACGTCGCCCTCCTCCACCACATGCCCGCCGGGGACGGTCATCCGGCGGCGCTTGGTGTCGACCTCCAGCTCCTCCGCGCCGCAGACACAGGTCTTGCCCATGCCGCGCGCGACCACGGCCGCGTGGGAGGTCTTGCCGCCGCGCGAGGTCAGGATGCCCTCGGCCGCGATCATGCCGTCGAGGTCGTCGGGGTTGGTCTCCCGGCGGACCAGGATGACCTTCTCTCCCGAGCGCGACCACTTCACCGCGGTGTAGGAGTCGAAGACCGCCTTGCCGACCGCCGCGCCCGGCGAGGCGGCGATGCCCCGGCCGACCTGCTCGACCTTGGCCTCCTCGTCGAACTTCGGGAACATCAGCTGCGCGAGCTGGGCGCCGTTGACGCGCTGGAGCGCCTCGGCCTCGTCGATCAGGCCCTGGTCCACGAGCTGCGTGGCGATCCGGAAGGCCGCGCCCGCCGTGCGCTTGCCGACACGGGTCTGGAGCATCCACAGCTGACCGCGCTCGATGGTGAACTCGATGTCGCAGAGATCCTTGTAGTGGTTCTCCAGCGTCGCCATGATCTGCATGAGCTGGTCGTACGACGTCTTGTCGATCGACTCCAGCTCCGCGAGCGGGACGGTGTTGCGGATACCCGCCACCACGTCCTCGCCCTGGGCGTTCTGGAGGTAGTCGCCGTAGACGCCCTGGTGGCCGGAGGCGGGGTCACGGGTGAAGGCGACACCGGTGCCGGAGTCCGGGCCCAGGTTGCCGAAGACCATGGAACAGACGTTGACGGCGGTGCCCAGGTCGCCGGGGATGCGCTCCTGGCGGCGGTAGAGCTTGGCGCGGTCGGTGTTCCAGGAGTTGAAGACCGCCTCGATGGCGAGGTCCATCTGCTCGCGCGGGTCCTGCGGGAAGTCCCGGCCGGCCTCGGTCTTGACGATCTTCTTGAACTTGGTGACCAGCCGCTTGAGGTCGGCCGCCTCCAGCTCGGTGTCGACCGTGACCTTCTTGGCCGCCTTCGCCGCGTCCAGCGCGTCCTCGAACAGCTCGCCGTCGACCCCGAGGACCGTCTTGCCGAACATCTGGATCAGCCGGCGGTAGGAGTCCCAGGCGAAGCGGTCGTCGCCGGCCTGCTTGGCGAGGCCCTGCACCGACTTGTCGGAGAGGCCGATGTTCAGGACCGTGTCCATCATGCCGGGCATGGAGAACTTGGCACCGGAGCGGACCGACACAAGGAGGGGGTTGTCGGCCTGGCCGAGCTTCTTGCCCATCTTGGCCTCAAGGGCGTCGAGGTGCGCACTCACCTCGTCACGCAGTGCCGCCGGCTCCTCGCCGCTTTCCAGGTAGACCTTGCAGGCCTCGGTGGTGATGGTGAAGCCGGGAGGTACCGGGAGGCCCAGGTTGGTCATCTCGGCGAGGTTCGCACCCTTACCGCCCAGAAGGTCCTTGAGCTCCTTGTTGCCCTCGGTGAAGTCGTAAACGAACTTTTTGTTTTCCGACACGGGTCCCAACTCCTCGAGGACTCGGTGGCTGCCCTGACGGCGAGGAACATACCCAGATCGAAGGCGCCTGGGTACGTCCACTTGTGCGTCATGCGCCTGTAACCAGTCGTCAGCCAGAGGATCGAAAGTCAAAGCTTGGCAAGGAAGCGCGCCGTGATGTGTTCAGTTCTTGAACGAATACACCCTCACGGACCCCTAATTCCGCTCACATGAGCGCCTATCCACACGTCTGAGTTCGATCGATGAACGATCAGGGGGTGGCACCGAGTGCCACCCCTTGGAGAAGTGCAGTAGCCCAAGATTCGCTCATCTGAGCGCAACCCTTATCAAGGGTGGCGAGAATCACGCTGTCACAGGCGACGGGATTTCACCATGCGGACGTGACTTGGGACGGAAACGCGACGGTCATACGCCGAGCGCGAGGAGCCGCTCCTCGGCCCGCTCGGGGGCGTACAGGTACTCCACGACCAGCGCACCCGCCCCGACCAGCCCGGCCCGCTCCCCCAGCCGTGAGGTGACGACCTCCAGATGAGCGGTGGAGCGCGGTAGCGCCCGCTGGTAGAGCAGCTCTCGTACGCCGGTCAGGAACGGCGTTCCGGCCAGATCGCCCGCGATCATCAGCACCCCGGGGTTCAGCAGGGTCACCACCGTCGCCAGCACATCCCCGACCTGCCGTCCCGCCTCCCGGGCGAGCCCGACCGCCTCCGGATGCCCGGACGCCAGCAAGTCCCGCACATCCGAGCCGGAGGCCGCCCGCACCCCGGCCTCGGCCAGCCGCCGGGCCACGGCACCGCCGCTGGCGACGGCGGCGAGACAGCCGTAGGACCCGCAGCGGCACAGGACGTCGGCGCCCACCCGGATATGGCCGATGTCCCCGGCGCCGCCGTCGATGCCCCGGAAGAGCGAGCCGTCGACCACGACGCCCGCGCCGATGCCGGTGGAGACCTTGACCAGGACGAACGCGGAGCAGTCGGGGTAACCGACGCGCTGTTCGCCGTACGCCATGAGGTTGGCGTCGTTGTCCACCAGGACCGGTACCCGGGGTGCGCCGGTGTGCTCGGTGAGGGATCGGGCGAGGCGGCCCCTGATGTCGTAGCCGTCCCAGCCGGGCATGATCGGCGGCTGGACGACCCGGCCGGTCTCGCTGTCGACCGGCCCCGGGACGGCGACGCCGATGCCGCAGACCTCGTCCGCCCGGTGTCCGGCCTTCTCCAGCAACTCGGCGAACCAGCGTCCCAGCTCCCCGAGGACGACCTCCGGCCCGTCCTCGACGATCAGCGTGCCGCCGTGCTCGGCGAGGATCTCGCCGGTCAGCGACAGGACGGCGGCGCGGGCGTGCCGGGTGTCGAGGTCGGCGGCGAGGACCACGGCGTGCGCGTCGTCGAATTCCAGGGTGATGGAGGGGCGTCCGCCCAGCGGGGAGTCGACCGGCCCGCCGGCGCCCTCGCGCAGCCAGCCCGCGCGGAAGAGCCGGTCCAGGCGCTGACCGACGGTGGCCCGGGAGAGCCCCGTCACCTGTTGCAGGGCACCGCGCGTCGTGGCCCGGCCGCTGCGGACCAGTTCGAGCAGATCGCCGGCGCTGACCTGACCTCGACTCGTCATGCGCACCCCCTTGTGTTTCTCAAGTTTGCCTTACATATTGAGTTTTGCGTGTTAAATAGACGTAACCCCACTGCGGCTACCACCGAACCGTTCAGCCCAGTCGTCTCCCGGGGAGTCCCGCGTGGAACGCACCGCCCAGCTCGTCGCCCGCCCAGCGCAGCGGACCATTGCATACGACCCGGCCGACCGGTCGTCGTCCATGCACACCAGGGCCGCCCGGGTCCTGGAGTCCAACTGGACGGGCGCCTCCACGGTCCCCTCGCGCGGCCTGTATCCGCACCAGTGGTCCTGGGACTCGGCGTTCATTGCGATCGGACTGCGGCACCTGTCGCCGTTACGGGCCCAGACGGAGCTGGAGACGCTGCTGACCGCCCAGTGGGGCGACGGACGCGTCCCGCACATCGTCTTCAACCCCTCCGTCCCGCTGGACGCGTACTTCCCGAGCCCCGACTTCTGGCGCTCCTCGACCGCGGGGCGCGCTGCGGGCGCCCCGCGCACCGTACAGACGTCCGGCATCGTGCAGCCACCGGTGCACGCGCTGGCCGCCTGGCTGGTGCACCGCGCGGACCCCGGGCTGTCCCGCGGCCGCGGCTTCCTGGCCCGGATCTACCCGCGACTGGCCGCCTGGCACCGCTATCTGCTGCACCGGCGGGACCTGGGCGGCGGCGGTCTGGCCTCGGTCGTCCACCCCTGGGAGCAGGGCATGGACAACAGCCCCTGCTGGGACGCCCCGCTGGCCCGCGTCCTGCCCGCCCCGGCCCGCTCCTTCCGCCGCGCCGACCTCGACCACGGCGCCCCCGAGGACCGGCCGACGGATCTGGACTACGGGCGGTACGTACGGCTGGCGACGGACTACCGGGACGCCGGGTACGCCGACGGCAAGGGTGCCTTCGCGGTGGAGGACCCGGCGTTCAACGCCCTGCTCATCGCCTCCGAGCACGCCCTGGCCCGGATCGCCTGCGAACTGGGCGCGACCGGCACCGCCCGCCACGCGCGCGCCGAGCGCCTGACGACGGCGCTGCTGGACCGGCTGTGGGACCCGGAGCGCGGGATGTTCTTCTGCCGGGATGTGCGCGGCGGTGGCCTGATCCCCGAGCGGGGTGTGTCCGGCCTGATCCCGCTCCTGCTGCCCACGCTCCCGAGGGAGATCACGGCCGCCCTCGTCCGCACCGCGCGCGGACCGCACTTCTCGCTCGACGACACCACCCGCCTGGTCCCGAGCTACGACCTGCTCGGCGAGGCCTTCGACCCGCAGCGCTACTGGCGGGGCCCCGCCTGGTTCAACACCGCCTGGCTGCTGGAGCGCGGCCTACGCACCCACGGTGAGCGGGATCTGGCGGACGGACTGCGCAGCTCGGTACTGGAGTTGGCCGAGTCGTCGGGATTCGCCGAGTACGTCGACCCGTACACGGGCGCGGCCTGCGGCACGACCGACTTCAGCTGGACGGCCGCGCTGGCGCTGGACCTGCTGCACGACGAGCCGGCGCAGGACACGCACGACATCGGGGAAACCAAGCAAATCAAGGACATCAAGGGAGGGGACCGGGGATGACGGACCGCCATCATCTACTCGTGCACGGAGAGACGTTCGCCGCCGTGGGCGACGGCGGGGACATCAGCGGTGTCCGGGGCGCCGGCAGCTCCCCGGACGGCCTGTTCACACGGGACGCCCGCCATCTGAGCCGCTGGCAGCTGACGCTGGACGGCGCGGTGCCGGAGGCACTGTCCCCCGTGGCCGACGGGGACACGGCGCGCTGCGTCCTGGTCCCCCGGGGCGGCCGCCAGGAGCCACCGGCGTACACGCTCTTCCGCGAACAGGCCGTTGGGGACGGCTCGTTCGTCGAGTCGCTGCGGGTGACCAGCAACCTGCCGACCCCCACCACGGTCCGGCTGGCCATCACGGCGGACGCCGACTTCACGGACCAGTTCGAACTCCGCTCCGACCACCGCACCTACGCCAAGTCGGGCGCCGTCCGCTCCCGCCAAGTCCTCGACCACGGCGTGGAGTTCGCCTACCAGCGGGGCGAATGGCGTTCGTGCACCACGGTGACGGCCGAGCCCGCGCCGGACGCGGTGGAGGAGACCGGCACCGGCGCCAGGCGCCTCGTATGGACCCTGGAACTGGCCCCGCACGGCACGACGGAGCTGGCCTTACGCGTAATGGCCCGCCCCCACGGCGACAAACGAGCCCTGCGGGTCCCCCGCTCCCCCGCCGCCCTCAACGAGCAACTACTGGCCCTGGAAGGCGAGTTCGTAGAGGGCGTCCCCTTCCCGACGGGCTGGCCGGAACTGGCCGCGGCCTGTGCCCGGGGCCTGGCGGACCTGGCCTCGCTCCAGATCCCGGCGACGGGCCCGGACGGCGAAGAGGTCCGCGTCCCCGCCGCGGGAGCCCCCTGGTTCCTCACCCTCCTGGGCCGGGACGCCCTGCTCACCTCCCTCTTCGCCCTCCCCTACCGCCCCGGCCTGGCGGCGGCCACCCTCCCCGCGCTGGCCGCGACCCAGGCCACCGAGACCGGCGCGGGCGCCGTGGCCCAGCCCGGCAAGATCGTGCACGAGGTCCGGCACGGCGAGCTGGCCCACTTCGGCCAGGTGCCGTACGGCCGCTATTACGGCTCGGTGGACGCGACCCCCCTCTTCCTGGTCCTGCTGGGCGCGTACGTGGAACAGACCGGCGAAACGGAGCTCGCCCGCCGCCTGGAACGGCACGCCCGAGCGGCCGTCGCCTGGATGCTGGACCACGGCGGCCTGACCTCCCGCGGCTACCTGGTCTACCGGGCCGACCGCGGCGGCCTCGCCAACCAGAACTGGAAGGACTCCCCCGGCGCGATCTGCTGGTCCGACGGCACCCGCGCGAGCGGCCCGGTGATGGCGGCGGGCGCGCAGGGCTACGCGTACGACGCCCTGCGCCGCACGGCATGGCTGTCGCGGACGGTGTGGGAGGACGAGACATACGCGGCCCTGCTGGAGCAAGCGGCGGGCGACCTGCGGGACCGCTTCCAACGGGACTTCTGGATGCCGGAGCGCTCCTTCCCCGCGCTGGCGCTGGACGGCGAGGGCCGCCAGGTGGACGCGCTGGCGTCGGACGCGGGCCACCTGCTCTGGTCCGGCCTGCTGGACAAGGAGTACGGCGAACAGGTGGGCCGCCGCCTATTGGAGCCGGACTTCTTCTCGGGCTGGGGCGTCCGGACCCTGGCCGCCGGCCAACCGGCGTACCACCCCCTCTCGTACCACCGAGGCTCGGTCTGGCCGCACGACAACGCCCTGATCACCCTGGGCCTGGCCCGCTACGGCCTGCACGACGAGGCCCGCACGGTGGCACACGCGCTGGTGGACGCGGCGACGACCACGGGCCACCGCCTGCCGGAGGTCCTGGCGGGCTACGGCCGCGAATCGCACTCCGAGCCGGTCCCGTACCCCCACGCCTGCGTCCGCGAGTCCCGCTCTGCGACGGCCCCGTTGGCGCTGCTGACGGCTGTGGGCGGGGCGTGAAGACCCGGTTGGCCGACCGTTTGCCCGGTGTTTGCCGAGCGCTGGTCCGGCAGGGCTGAACAGCGACGGGAACGGGCCCGTACGAACCTACGGCGGGCCCGAACCCCCAGCCCACCCCGCCAGGGCCGCACGGAAGGACCACCGGGTGCCTGTCTCCACGCGCCTAAGCCACCCCGAGGGCACACCACCCCAAGAGCCGACACCCGACGAACCGACAAAGGCCGAGCGGGACGAACCCGCAGCCGAGCCGGAGGCGCAGGAAGACGAACCCGCAGCCGAGCCGGAGGCGCAGGAAGACGATCCCGCAGCCGCCGACGGCGAGAACCCGCCACCGGGGCCACCCGCACCCGACGACGAGAGCAGCACCGGTGGTGCGGTTGGAAACGAAGATCTGGCCGAAGGCGAAGCCGAGGCCGGAAGCCGACGAACCCTCCGCTGGACCGTCACCGCCCTCTCCGCCGCCCTGGTCCTTGCCACCCTCCTCCTCCCCAACAGCCTCGCCGCCCTACGCCCCAACCGCTTCACCCGCATCCCCGCGGAAGCGATCGTCGGCGCCGCGATCCTGCTCTCCCTCCCCCGCCGCCCAAGAACCATCGCCGCGGCCCTCGCCGGCACCCTCCTCGGCACCCTGACCATCCTCAACTTCCTGGACATGGGCTTCCGCGAGTACCTCGGCCGAGGCTTCAACCTCGTCCTCGACTGGTCCCTCCTGGACGACGCCCAGTCGTACATGAAGGACTCGATGGGCGAGGCCACCACCCTCACCGCCACCATCGCCGCGGTACTCCTCGCCGTACTCCTCCTCGTGGTCACCGCCCTGGCCACGGTCCGACTCGGAAACGTCCTGGCCGACCACAAGGAAAGGGCGGCCAAGGCCACCCTCATAGCCGGCACCGTCTGGATCACCTGCTCCGCCCTCGGCCTCCAGCTCGCCGGACTGCCCATCGCCTCGGACCGGGCGGTCTCCGCACTGGCCATCCAGGCGAAGCGCGTACAGGACACCCTCAGGGACGAGGCGGCCTTCGCGAAGGAGGCCAAGGAGGACAGCTTCGGCGCGACCCCCGCGGCCCAGCTTCTCCCCGACCTGCGCGGCAAGGACGTCATCTTCACCTTCATCGAGAGCTA
Encoded proteins:
- a CDS encoding response regulator transcription factor, which encodes MGVRVLLIEDDETIAEPLTEGLGHFGLTVDHVATGSEGLRGPYGDVVLLDLGLPDMDGIDVCRGIRQVSDVPIVILSARGEEADRVLGLELGADDYLAKPFSVRELVARVRAVTRRTQRPRGPVEATLTVEETAPGPPYEPGPLVVDRRTRQVWVGEVPLALTPKEFELLALLTEDPGAVYSRQQILDRVWDPHYEGPTKTLDVHVAALRRKLGHSAWIQTLRGVGFRLAVQTDPGPPQQVDFP
- a CDS encoding sensor histidine kinase is translated as MTRRLLSSYLCLTALVLLCLEIPLGFRYAADERDRAADAARDEAESAASYTALSLATGRAGLDLTERAAHCAERVGGKVVIVDSSGGVLAASHPVSRRAARALPARPGIAAALKGSATSDVRMAVVGGAEHLSVTAPVAEGAGGAVWLMVPTQAARERIDRAWLLLGAGGLGVLTAVSVVCLALARWAGRPIRELERATHALAEGEVTAPVPVTKGPPEVRRLAAAFNRTAARLAHLLASQHAFAGEASHQLKTPLAALRLRLENLEPDVCGPGQGSLAAAVTETDRLARMVEGLLAMARLEEDAATPGPVDVGAVCVERHGTWLPLFEREGVALVLFAGSVGPVLAVPGAVEQILDNLLSNALRASPADSTVTIELRLYVPAKRALRDARPCWVDLHVTDEGPGMTPEQRQRAFDRFWRAPGAPKGGTGLGLSLVQRLSVASGGAASLHAAATGGLDAVVRLPSAEVSAGVNAIGRQGTRRREAPALPA
- a CDS encoding alkaline phosphatase PhoX → MERRTVLRAAVLGGSSAVFGGTLWRGAAYAAPAQPGTGPYGALGSPDANGIRLPSGFTSRIIARSGQTVSGTSYTWHNAPDGGACYTNGSGWIYVSNSEINPSGGASAVKFSSTGTVTGAYRILSNTRQNCAGGKTPWNTWLSCEEVSLGYVYETDPFGVNAAVRRDAMGRFKHEAAAADPVRQVIYLTEDESNGRFYRFVPATWGNLSSGTLQVLVAGSATSGSFTWANVPDPDGSPTSTRTQVSGSKSFNGGEGCHYADDTVWFTTKGDNRVWQLNLTNNTYELAYDDSLVVGGSAPLTGVDNITGASSGDLFVAEDGGNMEICVITPDDVIAPFLRIDGQSGSEITGPAFSPDGTRLYFSSQRGTSGSSSGGITYEVRGPFRA
- a CDS encoding excalibur calcium-binding domain-containing protein, whose translation is MRHVRTSTALAAAALALALAPGVAQAHEGDHPFANCSEAYANGYANIAEGDEHYGGHLDRDQDGIGCDQPPADFEPVADGAGAENSADDSTDDSTDLAATGGNGATPYLAGGGAAVLLAGGGVLLAVRRRRAAVR
- the ppdK gene encoding pyruvate, phosphate dikinase translates to MGPVSENKKFVYDFTEGNKELKDLLGGKGANLAEMTNLGLPVPPGFTITTEACKVYLESGEEPAALRDEVSAHLDALEAKMGKKLGQADNPLLVSVRSGAKFSMPGMMDTVLNIGLSDKSVQGLAKQAGDDRFAWDSYRRLIQMFGKTVLGVDGELFEDALDAAKAAKKVTVDTELEAADLKRLVTKFKKIVKTEAGRDFPQDPREQMDLAIEAVFNSWNTDRAKLYRRQERIPGDLGTAVNVCSMVFGNLGPDSGTGVAFTRDPASGHQGVYGDYLQNAQGEDVVAGIRNTVPLAELESIDKTSYDQLMQIMATLENHYKDLCDIEFTIERGQLWMLQTRVGKRTAGAAFRIATQLVDQGLIDEAEALQRVNGAQLAQLMFPKFDEEAKVEQVGRGIAASPGAAVGKAVFDSYTAVKWSRSGEKVILVRRETNPDDLDGMIAAEGILTSRGGKTSHAAVVARGMGKTCVCGAEELEVDTKRRRMTVPGGHVVEEGDVISIDGSSGKVYLGEVPVVPSPVVEYFEGRMHAGAQDADELVEAVHRIMAFADRKRRLRVRANADNAEDAMRARRFGAQGIGLCRTEHMFLGDRRELVERLILADTEAERQESLKALLPMQKQDFVELFSAMDGLPVTIRLLDPPLHEFLPDITELSVRVALAESRQEPHENELRLLQAVHRLHEQNPMLGLRGVRLGLVIPGLFTMQVRAIAEAAAERKNAKGDPRAEIMIPLVGTVQELEIVREEADQVIAEVEAATGVKLKLSIGTMIELPRAALTAGQIAEAAEFFSFGTNDLTQTVWGFSRDDVEASFFTAYLEKGIFGVSPFETIDKDGVGSLVRAAAKAGRETRPDLKLGVCGEHGGDPESVHFFHEVGLDYVSCSPFRIPVARLEAGRAASESEGSDHR
- a CDS encoding ROK family protein; this encodes MTSRGQVSAGDLLELVRSGRATTRGALQQVTGLSRATVGQRLDRLFRAGWLREGAGGPVDSPLGGRPSITLEFDDAHAVVLAADLDTRHARAAVLSLTGEILAEHGGTLIVEDGPEVVLGELGRWFAELLEKAGHRADEVCGIGVAVPGPVDSETGRVVQPPIMPGWDGYDIRGRLARSLTEHTGAPRVPVLVDNDANLMAYGEQRVGYPDCSAFVLVKVSTGIGAGVVVDGSLFRGIDGGAGDIGHIRVGADVLCRCGSYGCLAAVASGGAVARRLAEAGVRAASGSDVRDLLASGHPEAVGLAREAGRQVGDVLATVVTLLNPGVLMIAGDLAGTPFLTGVRELLYQRALPRSTAHLEVVTSRLGERAGLVGAGALVVEYLYAPERAEERLLALGV